A single genomic interval of Corylus avellana chromosome ca10, CavTom2PMs-1.0 harbors:
- the LOC132163872 gene encoding pentatricopeptide repeat-containing protein At1g62350-like, with amino-acid sequence MLRHARNLLRKTLYSTTASAASSPNFPKHSLLYEISSQRQQQSWCRRYVSGSASSPSLSIWRRKKEMGKEGLIVAKELKRLQSHPVRLDRFIRSHVSRLLKSDLVAVLAEFQRQEQVFLCMKLYDVVRKEIWYRPDMFFYRDMLMMLARNKKVDEVKQVWEDLKREEVLFDQHTFGDLIRAFLDSGLPSDAMDIYDEMRQSPDPPISLPMESVSVTR; translated from the exons ATGCTGCGTCACGCCCGAAATCTCCTCAGAAAAACCTTATACTCAACAACCGCAAGCGCAGCCTCCTCTCCCAATTTCCCCAAACACTCTTTGCTTTACGAAATCTCCTCACAAAGACAGCAGCAAAGTTGGTGTCGTCGATATGTTTCCGGCTCGGCCTCGAGCCCGAGCCTGTCGATatggagaagaaagaaggagaTGGGCAAGGAGGGTCTCATCGTGGCCAAGGAGCTCAAGAGGCTCCAGTCCCACCCGGTCCGCCTCGACCGGTTCATCCGCTCCCACGTGTCCCGCTTGCTCAAGTCCGATCTTGTCGCCGTTCTCGCTGAGTTCCAGAGACAAGAACAGGTCTTCCTCTGCATGAAG TTATATGATGTGGTGCGCAAAGAAATTTGGTACCGGCCAGACATGTTCTTTTACAGGGACATGCTTATGATGCTTGCTAGAAACAAAAAGGTTGATGAAGTAAAGCAGGTTTGGGAAGACCTGAAGAGAGAGGAAGTTCTGTTTGATCAGCATACATTCGGAGATCTTATCAGAGCCTTTTTAGATAGTGGATTGCCCTCGGATGCAATGGACATATATGATGAAATGCGACAATCTCCTGATCCTCCAATCTCTTT
- the LOC132163873 gene encoding putative disease resistance protein RGA4, which yields MEILNSVITLVAEVLIPDGALDLIKETYSSIRGVNEDVDNLSNKLNDIKDVIIDAENKQVNNPQLKEWVRKVKEAAFDAEDLLETFAAEANLWKKRQSTVRNPLPFLGKALTRYDTARKIKDISKRFDIIDEEKNQFYLAHIKDNGGRPETQIDTGFLVDKSDVVGREEDKERIIEMLRSNEFDQEGEVCVIPITGMGGLGKTTLAQLVFNDDRVSKRFSPTMWVCITAEFDLTRILKEMIQFHSKMKLEDCSTSHLQLRLQDILRGKRFLLVLDDVWTEDISKWYSLRVLLKQGEKGSRVLVTSRSIRVGEIVGTQSSYRLQYLPENECWSLFEKIALGNIGTTLSSEKREELEEIGREIVRKCQGLPLAVKAMGGLLRGHVDVNKWQQIQRNEIWEIENQNPAADTLNVMGLLKLSYNHLPSYLKRCFEYCSLFPKSHVFYKAELVKLWMAEGFIESLGRDTMEETGIAYFSELLMRSFFQPSSIDNNQKFNMHDLMHDLATSISSPSYCLVKDNQFSFSEHTRHVSLLGKDVKQPMLAIVKIAPKLRTLLLPNGHMENFGQALDNVFNTLKYMRGLDLSSTQIKELPDSIKELKLLRYLDLSRTEIRLLPNSICNLFNLQTLKLLGCIWLSSLPQSMGNLVDLRYLELDDMFWLKLSRLPPSMGNLTNLHNLPVFHVGDEEGYEIEQLEKMVRLSGTLHISKLEKAVNAGAAKLNEKKSLDKLVFEWSNRVVHTQDEATENSVLEHLEPHSNLKKLQILRYGGNEFPAWMREGGLQNLVSLTLNGCLKCKTLNLGDQLPNLRELYIKGMQELEKWTEVECYSLRLLKLSNCPELRELPNIFPILDYLKIKSCNSLRALPVVPYLQILILIDNLILEDWHEVNIVMEVDNDQGQPETTRRPSLIEVSELKVISCPKLQALPQNFNPKKLEIHGCELLTALPPPHHAQRLEHLALDASHDGELVRAMLDPSSLHSLVISNIFSLPKWPRLPGLKALYIRDCKHLVFLSDTEEGSLQTLTFLKLLSIRNCEKLETLNEKLPTSLECLIIASCPLLKSFSLNNLPSLTDLYIEDCRLLQSLPEDGLPNSLQHLLIQTCPLLSQRCQKEGGGGPDWPKIEHIPDLEIDILIPSTSL from the coding sequence ATGGAGATCCTGAATTCAGTGATTACACTCGTGGCAGAAGTACTTATTCCTGATGGAGCATTGGACTTGATCAAGGAGACGTATTCTTCGATCCGTGGCGTGAATGAAGATGTAGATAACCTCTCAAACAAGCTCAATGATATCAAAGATGTGATTATAGATGCGGAGAACAAGCAAGTGAACAATCCACAGCTGAAAGAATGGGTCAGAAAGGTCAAGGAGGCTGCTTTTGATGCTGAAGACTTACTGGAAACTTTTGCAGCAGAAGCAAATCTGTGGAAAAAAAGGCAGAGTACGGTACGTAACCCCCTTCCTTTTTTAGGCAAAGCATTAACTAGATATGATACTGCACGCAAGATCAAGGATATTTCAAAAAGATTTGATAtaattgatgaagaaaaaaaccaatTCTATCTCGCCCATATTAAAGATAATGGCGGTAGGCCTGAGACCCAAATCGACACGGGCTTTTTGGTGGACAAGTCGGATGTAGTTGGCAGGGAGgaagataaagaaagaataatagAAATGCTGCGTTCGAATGAATTTGATCAAGAAGGCGAAGTTTGTGTGATTCCAATAACAGGAATGGGAGGTCTGGGCAAAACAACTCTTGCTCAACTTGTCTTCAACGATGATAGAGTAAGTAAGCGTTTCAGCCCAACCATGTGGGTCTGCATCACAGCTGAGTTTGATCTCACGAGGATTCTTAAAGAAATGATTCAATTTCATTCCAAGATGAAATTGGAGGACTGCTCCACAAGCCACCTACAATTACGACTTCAAGACATCTTGAGAGGAAAACGTTTCTTACTTGTTCTAGATGATGTCTGGACAGAGGATATCTCAAAATGGTATTCCCTGCGAGTTCTCTTAAAACAGGGGGAAAAGGGTAGCAGAGTTTTGGTAACCAGTCGGAGTATCAGGGTTGGGGAAATTGTAGGCACTCAATCTTCCTATCGTTTGCAATATTTGCCTGAAAATGAATGCTGGTCCTTGTTTGAAAAGATTGCACTAGGGAATATTGGCACAACTTTATCCAGCGAAAAGCGGGAAGAATTGGAAGAAATTGGTAGAGAAATCGTTAGAAAGTGCCAAGGTCTCCCTTTGGCAGTCAAGGCAATGGGAGGTCTCTTGCGTGGTCACGTTGATGTAAACAAATGGCAGcaaattcaaagaaatgaaATATGGGAAATAGAAAACCAGAACCCTGCAGCTGACACTCTCAATGTCATGGGTCTTCTAAAATTGAGCTATAACCACCTACCTTCTTATCTAAAGCGTTGTTTTGAGTATTGCTCCTTGTTTCCTAAATCGCATGTGTTCTATAAGGCAGAGTTGGTCAAACTCTGGATGGCGGAAGGATTTATAGAATCCTTGGGACGAGATACAATGGAGGAGACTGGGATTGCATATTTTAGTGAGCTTCTAATGAGGTCCTTCTTTCAACCTTCAAGCATTGACAACAATCAGAAATTCAACATGCATGATCTTATGCATGACTTGGCAACATCAATTTCAAGCCCCAGTTATTGTTTGGTGAAGGACAACCAGTTCAGTTTCTCTGAACATACTCGTCACGTGTCCTTGCTCGGTAAAGATGTCAAGCAACCCATGTTGGCGATTGTCAAAATTGCTCCGAAGCTGCGCACACTTCTACTACCTAATGGCCACATGGAAAACTTTGGTCAAGCCCTTGACAACGTGTTCAATACATTGAAATACATGCGGGGGTTGGATCTTAGCTCAACCCAGATCAAGGAATTGCCTGACTCAATTAAAGAGTTGAAGTTGTTACGTTACCTCGACCTCTCTAGAACAGAAATTAGACTTCTCCCCAACTCAATTTGCAATCTCTTCAATTTGCAAACGCTGAAGCTCTTGGGGTGCATTTGGCTTTCTAGTTTGCCACAAAGTATGGGGAATTTGGTTGATCTTCGTTACCTTGAGCTCGATGATATGTTCTGGTTGAAGCTATCCAGGTTGCCACCAAGTATGGGGAACTTAACCAATCTGCACAATTTGCCTGTATTTCATGTTGGTGATGAAGAAGGATATGAAATTGAACAATTGGAGAAAATGGTGCGTCTTTCAGGAACATTGCATATCTCCAAGCTAGAGAAGGCAGTCAATGCAGGAGCCGCCAAATTGAATGAGAAGAAGAGCCTTGACAAGTTGGTGTTTGAATGGAGTAACAGAGTTGTCCATACACAAGATGAAGCAACTGAAAACAGTGTACTCGAACATCTAGAACCTCACTCAAACCTCAAAAAGCTCCAAATTTTACGTTATGGGGGCAACGAATTTCCTGCTTGGATGAGAGAAGGGGGGCTCCAAAATTTAGTCAGTCTTACCTTGAATGGTTGCCTAAAATGCAAAACCCTCAATCTAGGTGATCAGTTACCCAATCTTCGAGAGCTCTACATCAAAGGTATGCAGGAGTTAGAGAAATGGACGGAGGTCGAATGCTACTCCCTTCGCTTGCTAAAGTTGAGTAATTGTCCGGAGCTAAGGGAGTTGCCTAACATCTTTCCAATTTTAGATTACTTGAAGATCAAGAGTTGTAATTCCTTAAGGGCTCTTCCAGTGGTCCCATATTTGCAGATTCTAATACTCATTGACAATCTTATTCTGGAGGATTGGCATGAAGTAAATATAGTGATGGAAGTTGATAATGATCAAGGCCAACCTGAAACCACTCGCCGACCCTCTTTGATTGAAGTGTCAGAACTGAAAGTAATTAGCTGCCCCAAGCTGCAGGCATTGCCACAAAACTTCAATCCAAAAAAGCTGGAGATCCATGGGTGTGAGCTGCTGACCGCTCTCCCACCACCACACCATGCTCAACGTCTTGAGCATTTAGCTCTGGATGCAAGTCATGATGGAGAATTAGTGAGGGCAATGCTAGATCCCAGCTCTCTACACTCGTTGGTTATTTCAAACATATTCTCACTTCCCAAATGGCCCCGACTTCCAGGGCTCAAGGCGTTGTACATTCGTGATTGCAAACATCTGGTGTTCTTGTCCGACACAGAAGAAGGGTCACTGCAAACCTTGACCTTTCTCAAACTACTTTCCATTCGAAATTGTGAAAAGCTGGAGACACTAAATGAGAAGCTACCCACTTCGCTGGAGTGTTTGATTATCGCATCATGCCCCCTTCTCAAGTCATTTTCACTGAACAACCTCCCTTCACTCACTGACCTTTACATTGAGGATTGCCGTTTGCTCCAGTCCTTGCCCGAGGATGGGCTTCCCAACTCTCTTCAACATTTGCTAATCCAAACATGTCCTCTGTTATCTCAGCGATGCCAGAAGGAGGGTGGAGGAGGTCCAGATTGGCCCAAAATTGAGCACATTCCTGACCTGGAGATTGATATACTCATCCCCTCAACATCACTATAG